From a single Eretmochelys imbricata isolate rEreImb1 chromosome 13, rEreImb1.hap1, whole genome shotgun sequence genomic region:
- the LOC144273906 gene encoding olfactory receptor 11A1-like, with the protein MHLMEKGEGENQTSVTEFILLGFGDLPELQILLFLLFLVIYIVTMAGNILIVVLVVAYQHLYTPMYFFLGNLSCLETCYISTILPRMLASLLTGNRTISVEGCMIQLVLFGSLVTTECYLLTVMSYDRYLAICKPLHYGTLMNGRLCLQLAAGSWISGFLACRIFMCLMPQLIFCGPNEIDHFFCDLTSLIPLSCSDTSQITPLIYIFSFLDALSPFLLTLASYICIIATILGIPSTTGRQKAFSTCSSHLIMVALFYGTIMIVYMLPKSGTWRALNKVFSIGHTVVTPLANPLIYSLRNREVQEALRNAVRRAVTLTKNPD; encoded by the coding sequence ATGCACCTcatggagaaaggagaaggggaaaatcAAACGTCCGTCACGGAATTCATCCTCCTGGGGTTTGGGGATCTCCCCGAGCTGCAGATCCttctctttctgctttttctagtgatctacattgtgaccatggctgggaacatcctcattgTTGTGCTAGTTGTGGCTTATCAGCACCTttacacccccatgtacttctttctggggaacttgtcctgcttggagacctgctacatctccaccatcctgcctaggatgctggccagtctcctgactgggaaCAGAACCATTTCTGTGGAGGGCTGCATGATACAATTGGTTTTATTTGGTTCTCTGGTAACTACAGAGTGTTATCTCCTGACAGTGATGTCTTATGATAGGTATTTAGCCATATGCAAACCGCTACACTATGGCACCCTTATGAATGGCAGGCTGTGTctccagctagcagctgggtCTTGGATAAGTGGATTTCTAGCTTGTAGAATATTCATGTGTCTTATGCCACAGTTAATTTTCTGTGGCcctaatgaaattgaccatttcttttgtgatctCACCTCACTGATTCCACTCTCCTGCAGCGACACCAGCCAGATCACCCcacttatttatatattttccttcCTAGATGCACTTTCCCCTTTTCTCTTAACCCTGGCTTCCTATATTTGTATCATTGCGACCATCCTGGGAATCCCAtccaccaccgggaggcaaaaggccttttccacctgctcctctcacctcattatGGTGGCACTTTTCTATGGGAccataatgattgtctacatgctaccaaAATCTGGTACCTGGAGAGccctgaacaaagtgttctccATCGGCCACACAGTCGTGACTCCCCTGGCCAATCcgctcatctacagcctgagaaacagagaggtccaGGAGGCCCTGAGAAATGCTGTCAGGAGAGCTGTGACCCTTACAAAGAATCCAGACTAG